A window from Candidatus Latescibacterota bacterium encodes these proteins:
- a CDS encoding YicC family protein — protein MIRSMTGFGGARREESGLRVQVDLRSVNNRFFDFQTRLPRELAFLEGEIMERCKTRLGRGRVNAMIALERAAEARGPQLDPGVLNAYLDLAARLEREHGFTERGSVAEFLALPELLSAPEAEPERELLQQVVMGALDEAIDAMLAMKEREGEALAAELKGRVDTVTAALGRVESALPEARDALQTNLQTRLNDLLGDVALDPQRLAQEVAILVDRSDITEETVRLRSHLEQFRAALDGGGEVAKKLGFLLQEILREANTMGAKTQALAVLQEVLLIKEETEKIREQIQNVE, from the coding sequence GTGATCAGAAGCATGACGGGATTCGGCGGCGCGCGCCGCGAGGAGTCCGGCCTGCGCGTGCAGGTGGATCTGCGTTCGGTCAACAACCGCTTCTTCGACTTCCAGACGCGACTGCCGCGGGAGCTGGCCTTCCTCGAGGGCGAGATCATGGAGCGCTGCAAGACCCGACTGGGCCGCGGCCGCGTGAACGCCATGATCGCGCTGGAGCGCGCGGCCGAAGCGCGGGGGCCGCAGCTCGACCCCGGCGTGCTCAACGCGTATCTCGACCTGGCCGCACGCCTCGAGCGCGAGCACGGCTTCACCGAGCGGGGGAGCGTCGCCGAATTTCTCGCCCTGCCCGAGCTGCTCTCCGCGCCCGAGGCGGAGCCCGAGCGCGAGCTGCTGCAGCAGGTGGTGATGGGGGCGCTGGACGAGGCCATCGACGCGATGCTCGCCATGAAGGAACGCGAGGGCGAGGCGCTCGCCGCCGAGCTGAAGGGCCGCGTGGACACCGTCACCGCGGCGCTCGGCCGCGTGGAGTCCGCCCTGCCCGAGGCGCGCGATGCGCTGCAGACGAACCTGCAGACACGGCTCAACGACTTGCTCGGCGATGTCGCGCTCGACCCGCAGCGGCTGGCCCAGGAAGTGGCGATCCTCGTGGACCGCAGCGACATCACCGAGGAGACCGTGCGCCTGCGCTCGCACCTGGAGCAGTTCCGCGCCGCGCTGGACGGCGGCGGCGAGGTGGCCAAGAAGCTCGGCTTCCTGCTGCAGGAGATCCTGCGCGAGGCCAACACCATGGGCGCCAAGACCCAGGCCCTGGCGGTTCTGCAGGAGGTGTTGTTGATTAAGGAGGAGACGGAGAAGATCCGCGAGCAGATCCAGAACGTCGAATGA
- a CDS encoding DUF4912 domain-containing protein gives MDRLLTERYPHEALMERRVVDLRAMAREYRLIGYSALRKAELVATLYRHFQHLDDAAAGRAREREDEQPGRRASTTPAAPASQPPAAAEPAPPRADDPGAMRDPSWYAPPLPEAYDVDRLTLMVRDPRWLFCYWELRPDTLAGARAEFPGPSWTVLRVQQLHDDDSVVDDWSITVHDEALSWYIEAGRPGARFRVELGLTDVTGRYRLLVASNTVRAPQDAPSQRWDEEWVGVSREAWERLQWQQGPTPGSLGGWDVFRQELARVGAQRVGASERLSAAAPASKAGSRS, from the coding sequence ATGGATCGGCTTCTGACGGAACGCTATCCCCACGAAGCGCTGATGGAACGGCGCGTCGTGGACCTTCGCGCCATGGCGCGCGAGTACCGCCTCATCGGCTACAGCGCCCTGCGCAAGGCCGAGCTCGTGGCCACGCTCTATCGTCACTTCCAGCACCTCGACGACGCCGCCGCCGGCCGCGCGCGCGAGCGCGAGGACGAGCAGCCCGGCCGCCGGGCGAGCACCACCCCCGCGGCGCCGGCGAGCCAGCCACCGGCGGCCGCCGAGCCCGCGCCCCCGCGGGCCGACGACCCCGGCGCCATGCGCGATCCCTCCTGGTACGCGCCGCCGCTGCCCGAGGCCTACGACGTGGACCGTCTCACGCTCATGGTGCGCGACCCCCGCTGGCTCTTCTGCTACTGGGAGCTTCGCCCGGACACCCTGGCCGGCGCCCGCGCCGAGTTCCCCGGACCCAGCTGGACGGTCCTGCGCGTTCAGCAGCTGCACGACGACGACAGCGTGGTCGACGACTGGTCGATCACCGTCCACGACGAGGCCCTCAGCTGGTACATCGAGGCCGGCCGCCCCGGCGCGCGCTTCCGCGTGGAGCTGGGCCTCACGGACGTCACGGGCCGCTACCGCCTGCTCGTGGCGAGCAACACCGTGCGCGCCCCCCAGGACGCCCCGTCCCAGCGCTGGGACGAGGAGTGGGTGGGCGTGAGCCGCGAGGCCTGGGAGCGCCTGCAGTGGCAGCAGGGGCCGACGCCGGGCTCGCTGGGCGGCTGGGACGTCTTCCGCCAGGAGCTGGCCCGCGTGGGCGCCCAGCGCGTGGGCGCCTCCGAGCGCCTCTCGGCCGCGGCGCCGGCCTCCAAAGCGGGGTCGCGCTCGTGA
- the gmk gene encoding guanylate kinase: MSEAVKGGAAVVVSGPSGSGKTTLVKHLMLRHPRSHFSISATTRAPRGEEVDGVDYRFLSREAFLDLRARNGLLEWAEVHGEFYGTPRGEVCPYLQDGRHVFLDIDIQGGLAVQEALGAQSWLLYVLPPDMETLTRRLTRRGTDDEATVALRLKNALGELAVLPRYDAVVVNDDLAAAVERARILLASQERNCARWLDEGGRALLAEGFGVRV, encoded by the coding sequence ATGTCAGAGGCGGTGAAGGGCGGCGCGGCCGTGGTGGTCTCGGGGCCGTCCGGCTCGGGCAAGACGACCCTGGTCAAGCACCTCATGCTGCGCCATCCGCGCAGCCACTTCTCGATCAGCGCCACCACCCGCGCCCCCCGGGGCGAGGAAGTCGACGGCGTCGACTACCGCTTCCTCAGCCGCGAGGCCTTCCTCGACCTTCGCGCCCGGAACGGCCTGCTGGAGTGGGCGGAGGTCCACGGCGAATTCTACGGCACTCCGCGCGGGGAGGTCTGCCCCTACCTGCAGGACGGCCGGCACGTGTTTCTCGACATCGACATCCAGGGCGGGCTGGCCGTGCAGGAGGCCCTGGGCGCCCAGAGCTGGCTGCTCTACGTCCTGCCGCCCGACATGGAGACGCTCACCCGCCGCCTGACCCGCCGGGGCACCGACGACGAGGCCACCGTCGCCCTGCGCCTCAAGAACGCGCTGGGGGAACTGGCGGTGCTGCCGCGCTACGACGCCGTGGTGGTGAACGACGACCTCGCCGCGGCCGTGGAGCGGGCCCGCATCCTGCTTGCCTCTCAGGAGCGGAACTGCGCCCGCTGGCTCGACGAGGGCGGCCGCGCGCTGCTGGCCGAGGGTTTCGGGGTGCGGGTCTGA
- a CDS encoding DUF1957 domain-containing protein: MALVLHHHLPYVRHPEYEDFMEEDWLYQAVAETYLPLLEVFERLRADGVPTRVTISLTPPLVSMLDDPLLRDRTERHLTRLLRLAEAEIHRTRGDDARQRLAHYYRDHLGAMRERYLHAYGRDLVGRYRDLQDSGQLEIVTCCATHGFLPLMNGHEPAMRAQVAVAVEHYRERFGRRPRGIWLAECGYQPGVERLLADQGVEYFFVDTHGLAFAEPRPRYGVFAPVLTDSGVAAFGRDLETSHQVWSADAGYPGDPVYREFYRDLGWDLDLDYLKPFLGAHGFRKYLGLKYHRVTGKVALHEKELYDPWAAREKADEHAGNFLFNRERQIEDLAGRMERPPVIVAPYDAELFGHWWYEGPRFLESFIRKVAYDTRAFSLVSPGDVLDEQPVNQRATPSFSSWGYKGYCEFWLNGTNDWIYRHLHQAQERMTQLADAEGGGDPRRERVLQQAARELLLAQSSDWAFIMKTGTVVEYAEKRTKEHLHRFAELTRMLDGGGVDEGRLADLEGRDNIFPAIDWRHWRSRSGETLAVGAVRTPAAS; the protein is encoded by the coding sequence CTGGCCCTGGTCCTCCACCATCACCTGCCCTACGTGCGCCACCCGGAGTACGAGGACTTCATGGAGGAGGACTGGCTCTACCAGGCGGTGGCCGAGACCTACCTGCCCCTGCTCGAGGTCTTCGAGCGCCTGCGCGCGGACGGCGTGCCCACGCGCGTGACCATCTCGCTCACGCCGCCGCTGGTCTCCATGCTGGACGACCCGCTGCTCCGCGACCGCACCGAGCGCCACCTCACGCGCCTGCTGCGCCTGGCCGAGGCCGAGATCCATCGCACCCGCGGCGACGACGCCCGCCAGCGCCTCGCCCACTACTACCGCGACCACCTGGGCGCCATGCGCGAGCGCTACCTGCACGCCTACGGCCGCGACCTCGTGGGACGCTACCGCGACCTCCAGGACAGCGGGCAGCTCGAGATCGTCACCTGCTGCGCCACGCACGGCTTCCTGCCGCTGATGAACGGCCACGAGCCGGCCATGCGCGCGCAGGTGGCCGTGGCGGTGGAGCACTACCGCGAGCGCTTCGGCCGACGTCCACGCGGCATCTGGCTCGCCGAGTGCGGCTACCAGCCCGGCGTGGAGCGCCTGCTGGCCGACCAGGGCGTGGAGTACTTCTTCGTCGACACGCACGGTCTCGCCTTCGCCGAGCCGCGGCCGCGCTACGGCGTCTTCGCGCCGGTGCTCACGGACAGCGGCGTGGCCGCCTTCGGGCGCGACCTGGAGACGAGCCACCAGGTCTGGAGCGCCGACGCGGGCTATCCGGGCGATCCCGTCTACCGCGAGTTCTATCGCGACCTGGGCTGGGACCTGGACCTCGACTACCTGAAGCCCTTCCTCGGCGCGCACGGCTTCCGCAAGTACCTCGGCCTCAAGTACCACCGGGTCACGGGCAAGGTGGCGCTGCACGAGAAGGAGCTCTACGACCCCTGGGCCGCGCGCGAGAAGGCCGACGAGCACGCCGGCAACTTCCTCTTCAACCGCGAGCGGCAGATCGAGGACCTCGCCGGCCGCATGGAGCGCCCGCCCGTGATCGTCGCGCCCTACGACGCCGAGCTCTTCGGCCACTGGTGGTACGAGGGGCCGCGCTTCCTCGAGTCCTTCATCCGCAAGGTCGCCTACGACACCCGGGCCTTCAGCCTGGTGAGCCCGGGCGACGTCCTCGACGAGCAGCCGGTCAACCAGCGCGCCACGCCCAGCTTCTCGAGCTGGGGCTACAAGGGCTACTGCGAGTTCTGGCTCAACGGCACGAACGACTGGATCTACCGCCACCTGCACCAGGCGCAGGAGCGCATGACCCAGCTCGCCGATGCGGAGGGCGGCGGCGACCCTCGCCGCGAGCGTGTGCTGCAGCAGGCCGCGCGCGAGCTGCTGCTCGCCCAGAGCAGCGACTGGGCCTTCATCATGAAGACGGGCACGGTGGTGGAGTACGCCGAGAAGCGCACCAAGGAGCACCTGCACCGCTTCGCCGAACTGACGCGCATGCTGGACGGCGGCGGCGTGGACGAGGGCCGCCTCGCCGACCTGGAGGGGCGCGACAACATCTTCCCCGCCATCGACTGGCGTCACTGGCGCAGCCGCTCGGGCGAGACCCTGGCCGTCGGTGCGGTGCGCACTCCCGCCGCCAGCTAG
- a CDS encoding VCBS repeat-containing protein codes for MRRACVLALLLLVASPAAAQNWVNQSYPWAFVEHQPTAEMIDDTVDSFVYGTARGFLYFLERDRATGRLQTKRQREVWAPVKEVRVADATGDRRNNLIVTTRQGDLFVIDLDTLDDVWRTPEGYFQSIASFTVADVDADGKPEIVLLADEKLVIMSGEKESEEYRSVDSFSAKQIRVADVDGDGQDEIVMDSGQVLDARFRQLEWEFERPFGQPMDIFDIDGDGKLEIVGTDPAGNLQIIEGDQRTVKFE; via the coding sequence ATGCGCCGCGCTTGTGTCCTCGCCCTGCTCCTTCTGGTCGCCTCGCCCGCCGCCGCCCAGAACTGGGTCAACCAGTCCTACCCCTGGGCCTTCGTGGAGCACCAGCCCACCGCCGAGATGATCGACGACACGGTGGACAGCTTCGTCTACGGGACGGCGCGGGGCTTTCTGTATTTCCTCGAGCGCGACCGCGCCACCGGCCGCCTGCAGACCAAGCGCCAGCGCGAGGTCTGGGCGCCGGTCAAGGAGGTGCGCGTGGCCGACGCCACTGGCGACCGGCGCAACAATCTGATCGTGACGACGCGGCAGGGCGATCTCTTCGTGATCGACCTGGACACCCTCGACGACGTCTGGCGCACGCCGGAGGGCTACTTCCAGTCGATCGCCAGCTTCACCGTGGCCGACGTGGACGCCGACGGCAAGCCCGAGATCGTGCTGCTGGCCGACGAGAAGCTCGTCATCATGTCCGGCGAGAAGGAGAGCGAGGAGTACCGCAGCGTCGACAGCTTCAGCGCGAAGCAGATCCGCGTGGCGGACGTGGACGGCGACGGGCAGGACGAGATCGTCATGGACAGCGGCCAGGTGCTCGACGCGCGCTTCCGCCAGCTGGAATGGGAGTTCGAGCGGCCGTTCGGGCAGCCCATGGACATCTTCGACATCGACGGCGACGGCAAGCTGGAGATCGTCGGCACCGATCCCGCGGGGAATCTGCAGATCATCGAGGGCGATCAGCGCACGGTGAAGTTCGAGTGA
- a CDS encoding OmpA family protein, whose translation MSERRQRFILALFIAIFLFLLGLTEREAKGAELDAAVGTSHSVVDALGLDARAAGLGWAVTAVDLGAPGQNFNPASMALATERQLYLGHVDWVLDTSLSQSLALMPMAGGNVVGLGLLYFDQGTVDEVLDDGSYTGERLGARDLHFSLGLGHRFVTGVSVGARFTVFQKTLGWERASGMTGDLGVLTDDMGGFRLGAAVQAMGPPLRFRETEDPAPLRYRLGVSHAVDVGVDFRMQNSLDLVIPRDNYNSFHVGTEWEYHRLLAFRAGYQRTLLEDGTPDSDRFSYGAGFRLGGYRFDYAYSPKDDFDPVHRFSVNFALGAPPAAAPAPTTAAMPRDDGALTEADLDSTETVGHDPLPRVTVLKGITFDLNSSEIAEASQPMLEEILQRLVHTPSVEAVEIQGHTDNSGDPDFNKRLSLQRARAVRDYFALHGYPTGKMGVMGFGDSRPIVANDTPDGRAANRRIELHVIRTVDG comes from the coding sequence ATGAGCGAGCGACGCCAGCGATTCATTCTCGCCCTCTTCATCGCGATCTTTCTCTTCCTGCTCGGACTCACCGAGCGCGAGGCGAAGGGCGCGGAGCTGGACGCCGCCGTGGGCACGAGCCACTCGGTGGTGGACGCCCTCGGGCTCGACGCCCGCGCGGCCGGCCTCGGCTGGGCCGTGACGGCCGTGGACCTGGGCGCGCCGGGGCAGAACTTCAACCCCGCGTCCATGGCGCTGGCCACCGAACGTCAGCTCTACCTCGGCCACGTCGACTGGGTGCTCGACACCAGCCTGAGCCAGAGCCTCGCGTTGATGCCCATGGCGGGCGGCAACGTCGTGGGCCTGGGCCTGCTCTACTTCGACCAGGGCACCGTGGACGAGGTGCTCGACGACGGCAGCTACACCGGCGAGCGCCTCGGCGCCCGCGACCTGCACTTCAGCCTCGGCCTCGGGCATCGCTTCGTGACCGGCGTGAGCGTGGGGGCGCGCTTCACGGTGTTCCAGAAGACGCTGGGCTGGGAGCGGGCGTCCGGCATGACCGGCGATCTCGGCGTGCTCACCGACGACATGGGCGGCTTTCGCCTCGGCGCGGCCGTGCAGGCCATGGGCCCGCCGCTGCGCTTCCGCGAGACGGAAGACCCCGCGCCGCTGCGCTACCGCCTGGGCGTGTCCCACGCGGTGGACGTGGGCGTCGACTTCCGCATGCAGAACAGCCTCGACCTGGTGATTCCCCGCGACAACTACAACTCTTTCCACGTGGGGACGGAGTGGGAGTACCACCGTCTGCTGGCCTTCCGCGCGGGCTACCAGCGCACGCTGCTCGAGGACGGCACCCCAGACAGCGACCGGTTCAGCTATGGCGCGGGCTTCCGGCTCGGCGGCTACCGCTTCGACTACGCCTACTCGCCCAAGGACGACTTCGACCCCGTCCACCGCTTCTCGGTCAACTTCGCCCTGGGTGCGCCGCCCGCGGCCGCGCCCGCGCCCACCACGGCGGCGATGCCGCGCGACGACGGCGCCCTCACCGAGGCCGACCTCGACAGCACCGAGACCGTGGGCCACGATCCGTTGCCCCGCGTGACGGTGCTGAAGGGCATCACCTTCGACCTGAACAGCTCCGAGATCGCCGAGGCGAGCCAGCCCATGCTGGAGGAGATCCTGCAGCGCCTGGTCCACACGCCCAGCGTGGAGGCAGTGGAGATCCAGGGTCACACGGACAACTCGGGCGACCCCGACTTCAACAAGCGCCTCAGCCTGCAGCGCGCCCGCGCCGTGCGCGACTACTTCGCGCTGCACGGCTATCCCACGGGCAAGATGGGCGTGATGGGCTTCGGCGACTCGCGGCCGATCGTGGCCAACGACACGCCGGACGGTCGCGCGGCCAATCGGCGCATCGAGCTGCACGTCATCCGGACGGTGGACGGCTAG
- the rpoZ gene encoding DNA-directed RNA polymerase subunit omega, with amino-acid sequence MGFVPIEKVTRTIPNKYEAVLVAAKDARVQNSIAQLQDLDPNEAYPKMTSLALRRLIDGKVQYFYGEEEPQPQVEETEELDLDEDA; translated from the coding sequence ATGGGCTTCGTACCCATCGAGAAGGTCACCCGGACGATCCCGAACAAGTACGAGGCGGTGCTGGTGGCCGCCAAGGACGCCCGCGTGCAGAACAGCATCGCCCAGCTGCAGGACCTCGATCCCAACGAGGCCTACCCCAAGATGACCTCGCTGGCCCTGCGCCGGCTCATCGACGGCAAGGTGCAGTACTTCTACGGCGAGGAGGAGCCTCAGCCCCAGGTCGAAGAGACCGAGGAGTTGGATCTCGACGAGGACGCCTAG
- a CDS encoding right-handed parallel beta-helix repeat-containing protein, with the protein MRVVVLFAGLLAALPGTGSGATYHLSADGAGDFPTITEAIAAAETGDSILLAAGLYLGPGNTQLNFGGKDIVLAGAGPEATILDCEDSGVPVLRIENGETRAAVLRDMTLRNNYHYYAPTGVIVEGASPSFIGVHLEGFGGGAYYYPGGALDAYDSSLLLRDVEVRNCYSRGGLRFSGGAPELERVLVEDCSRSGVEYNGGPGGGISVGGNATLREVTVRNCGCWENFGGGVIVGGAALFEDCVFEGNGVGTEIGYTEFGGGGVACAGGSPTFRRCVFRGNYARDGGGGLGVYGTATPVFEDVLFLGNASDIGGSIIVRDASPTFRRTTVLDNRFEPDGDTADGPSAIHCIDASPTFEQVIVAYSEQGVGLWADAGSAISLSCSDVFANPGGNYGGVLVDQTGVNGNISADPLFCDAAGGDYSLDGSSPCLPWNNDCELRMGAFGLGCGFTPADDALPAAFALAAPHPNPFNPKTTLRFDLPRAATVRLDIVDVQGRRVARLLDGAMLPPGQHSIDWMGRDDAGRSLPSGVYFAHFEAGEFRARRKLVLLR; encoded by the coding sequence ATGCGTGTCGTGGTACTTTTTGCAGGGCTGCTGGCGGCGCTGCCTGGGACTGGATCCGGAGCCACCTACCACCTGAGCGCTGATGGCGCCGGCGACTTCCCCACCATCACCGAGGCCATCGCCGCCGCCGAAACCGGCGACAGCATCCTCCTCGCCGCGGGGCTCTACCTGGGTCCCGGCAACACCCAGTTGAACTTCGGGGGCAAGGACATCGTCCTGGCCGGCGCCGGCCCGGAGGCGACGATCCTGGACTGCGAGGACAGCGGCGTGCCGGTGCTACGCATCGAGAACGGCGAGACGCGCGCGGCCGTGCTGCGGGACATGACCCTCAGGAACAACTACCACTACTACGCGCCGACGGGCGTGATCGTCGAAGGGGCATCGCCGAGCTTCATCGGGGTCCACCTCGAGGGGTTCGGAGGCGGCGCCTACTACTATCCGGGCGGAGCGCTCGACGCCTACGATTCCTCCCTGCTCCTTCGGGATGTCGAAGTGCGGAACTGCTACAGCCGAGGCGGTCTCCGCTTCTCGGGTGGCGCGCCCGAACTCGAACGGGTGCTGGTCGAGGACTGCTCGCGGTCGGGCGTCGAGTACAACGGCGGCCCCGGGGGCGGAATCTCCGTGGGCGGAAACGCGACGCTCCGCGAGGTCACCGTTCGCAATTGCGGATGCTGGGAGAACTTCGGCGGAGGGGTGATCGTAGGCGGCGCCGCACTGTTCGAGGACTGCGTCTTCGAAGGCAACGGGGTCGGCACCGAGATCGGCTATACGGAGTTCGGCGGTGGCGGCGTCGCCTGCGCCGGGGGCTCGCCCACGTTTCGCCGCTGTGTGTTTCGCGGAAACTACGCCCGGGACGGCGGCGGCGGACTCGGGGTCTACGGCACAGCGACTCCGGTCTTCGAGGATGTCCTCTTCCTTGGCAATGCCTCCGACATCGGCGGCAGCATCATCGTCCGCGATGCCTCTCCGACCTTTCGGCGGACCACCGTTCTCGACAACCGCTTCGAACCCGACGGGGACACGGCGGACGGTCCCTCGGCCATCCACTGCATCGACGCCTCTCCCACCTTCGAGCAGGTGATCGTGGCCTACAGCGAGCAGGGCGTGGGGCTCTGGGCCGACGCGGGCAGCGCCATATCGCTCAGCTGCTCGGACGTCTTCGCGAATCCCGGCGGCAACTACGGCGGCGTGCTCGTGGACCAGACCGGCGTGAACGGCAACATCAGCGCCGACCCGCTCTTCTGCGACGCCGCCGGCGGCGACTACAGCCTCGACGGCTCCTCGCCCTGCCTGCCGTGGAACAACGACTGCGAGCTGCGGATGGGCGCCTTCGGCCTCGGCTGCGGTTTCACCCCCGCCGACGACGCCCTCCCCGCCGCCTTCGCGCTTGCGGCGCCGCACCCCAACCCCTTCAACCCGAAGACCACGCTGCGCTTCGACCTGCCGCGGGCGGCGACGGTGCGCCTGGACATCGTTGACGTGCAGGGACGCCGCGTGGCGCGCCTCCTGGACGGCGCCATGCTGCCACCGGGGCAACACTCTATCGACTGGATGGGAAGGGACGACGCCGGCCGCAGCCTGCCTTCGGGCGTCTACTTCGCCCACTTCGAGGCCGGAGAGTTTCGCGCGCGGCGAAAGCTGGTGCTGCTCCGCTAG
- the coaBC gene encoding bifunctional phosphopantothenoylcysteine decarboxylase/phosphopantothenate--cysteine ligase CoaBC, protein MLGLRIVLGVSGGIAAYKSAALVRLLRKAGAEVVVVMTEAATHFIGPLTLSTLSGKPVVTSLWERVEGEDLPSDVEHIGLVKWADLALLAPATMNTLGKLARGLADDVLSTFFAAYPPERSLLAPAMNGGMWRNPSTQKNVRLLRARGYTVTGPGRGELACGDEDEGRMAEPEQIVDALLSRVRRGPLSGHRVLVTAGPTREHVDPVRFWSNASTGTMGRAIAEAARAAGGAVTLVAGPGVAPVHPAIRRVDVESAADMAAAVYAAAEDADITVMAAAVADWRPVAVAEGKLKKESGPPAVALEPTEDILAGLAERGTGGFRVGFALETDDLEANARGKLERKQLQLIVANGLGEGAGFGEGDNTVLVLGPGGFRQDFPRQDKHSLGRELVQLIATRARAGRHTTA, encoded by the coding sequence CTGCTCGGCCTGCGCATCGTCCTGGGCGTTTCCGGCGGCATCGCCGCCTACAAGTCGGCAGCGCTGGTGAGGCTGCTGCGCAAGGCCGGCGCCGAGGTGGTGGTCGTCATGACCGAGGCCGCCACGCACTTCATCGGGCCGCTCACCCTGTCCACCCTCAGCGGCAAGCCCGTGGTCACCAGCCTCTGGGAACGCGTCGAGGGCGAGGACCTGCCCAGCGACGTCGAGCACATCGGCCTGGTGAAGTGGGCCGACCTGGCCCTGCTGGCCCCGGCCACCATGAACACCCTGGGCAAGCTGGCGCGCGGCCTGGCCGACGACGTCCTCAGCACCTTCTTCGCCGCTTATCCGCCCGAGCGCAGCCTGCTGGCGCCGGCCATGAACGGCGGCATGTGGCGCAATCCGTCCACGCAGAAGAACGTGCGCCTGCTGCGCGCGCGGGGCTACACGGTCACGGGCCCAGGGCGTGGCGAGCTGGCTTGCGGCGACGAGGACGAGGGCCGCATGGCCGAGCCCGAGCAGATCGTCGACGCGCTGCTGTCGCGGGTGCGCCGCGGGCCGCTGTCCGGCCACCGCGTGCTGGTGACGGCGGGGCCGACGCGCGAGCACGTCGATCCGGTGCGCTTCTGGAGCAACGCCTCCACCGGCACCATGGGGCGCGCCATCGCCGAGGCGGCGCGCGCGGCGGGCGGGGCCGTGACCCTGGTGGCGGGGCCGGGCGTGGCGCCCGTGCACCCCGCGATCCGCCGTGTCGACGTGGAGAGCGCCGCCGACATGGCCGCCGCCGTCTACGCCGCCGCCGAGGACGCGGACATCACGGTCATGGCCGCCGCCGTGGCGGACTGGCGGCCGGTGGCAGTGGCCGAGGGCAAGCTCAAGAAGGAGAGCGGCCCACCCGCCGTGGCTCTCGAGCCCACCGAGGACATCCTCGCCGGCCTGGCCGAGCGCGGCACGGGCGGCTTCCGCGTCGGCTTCGCGCTCGAGACGGACGACCTGGAGGCCAACGCCCGCGGCAAGCTGGAGCGCAAGCAGCTGCAGCTCATCGTGGCCAACGGCCTCGGCGAGGGCGCGGGCTTCGGCGAGGGCGACAACACGGTGCTCGTGCTGGGGCCGGGGGGCTTTCGTCAGGACTTTCCGCGGCAGGACAAGCACTCGCTCGGCCGCGAGCTGGTGCAGCTCATCGCCACGCGCGCCCGCGCGGGGCGGCATACGACCGCCTGA